Proteins encoded in a region of the Sporichthya brevicatena genome:
- a CDS encoding type II toxin-antitoxin system prevent-host-death family antitoxin, translating into MEVGVRELRNQTAEVIDAVMAGERVTLTVRGTPVADIVPHATRARWLPGDWLAGQLEARSADAALTAELEQTVGHTLDEV; encoded by the coding sequence ATGGAGGTCGGGGTGCGGGAGCTGCGGAACCAGACGGCCGAGGTGATCGACGCCGTCATGGCGGGGGAGCGGGTGACCCTGACGGTGCGGGGGACGCCGGTGGCGGACATCGTTCCCCACGCCACCCGGGCCCGCTGGCTCCCCGGGGACTGGCTCGCCGGACAGCTGGAAGCCCGCTCGGCCGACGCTGCGCTGACCGCTGAGCTGGAACAGACCGTCGGCCACACCCTGGACGAGGTGTGA
- a CDS encoding PIN domain-containing protein has protein sequence MNDPQPEAGLLDTSVFIAREVERPLGRLPRRGAVSVVTVGELELGVLLAEEDGARARRGDTLALARAADPIAITESVIGAWARLVADCRQAGITRTVKLTDALIAATAIDLGLPVVTQDDDYDRMAEVHRPLRVLKV, from the coding sequence GTGAACGACCCGCAGCCCGAAGCGGGGCTGCTCGACACCTCCGTCTTCATCGCCCGTGAGGTCGAGCGGCCGCTCGGCCGGCTGCCCCGCCGAGGCGCGGTCTCGGTGGTGACGGTGGGCGAGCTGGAACTCGGCGTGCTCCTCGCCGAAGAGGACGGAGCCCGCGCCCGTCGCGGCGACACCCTCGCGTTGGCCCGCGCGGCCGACCCGATCGCGATCACCGAGTCGGTGATCGGAGCCTGGGCCCGGCTCGTCGCCGACTGCCGCCAGGCGGGGATCACCCGCACGGTGAAGCTGACCGACGCCCTCATCGCCGCGACCGCGATCGACCTCGGGCTGCCGGTGGTCACCCAGGACGACGACTACGACCGGATGGCGGAGGTGCACCGGCCCCTGCGGGTGCTCAAGGTCTGA
- a CDS encoding vWA domain-containing protein, whose product MKLNALLDVAAVAHEAEDEVTVLVDLEAPAAPVDATRAPASLQIVLDRSGSMAGPPLAGAKAALVALIRRLEPTDNFGLVTFDDSAQVVVAAGPLTDKERAVRAVESVEAGGSTDLSAGYLRGLRELRRVASAGGTVLVVSDGHVNAGLRDADEFATVTAKAYADGVVTSTLGYGRGYDETLLAAIARAGNGNHVFADNPDAAGAAIAGEVDGLLNKVVQAASLIVTVEDPVALAHLYNDLPTRQISANQLMVELGDFFGAEGRRVLMKFRVPGMAALGPARIATLELAYVELPGLIEHVVSLPVSVNVVPGDEAAGRVPHPTVRSEALFQEAQESKRRASEAFERGDVGAGEALFDEARDRLREALPIAPAGLDRDIRAELDTVDAMGGMVHDLGTAYVAKLSRESHHQMNRKRGRAPRPGD is encoded by the coding sequence ATGAAGCTCAACGCACTGCTCGACGTCGCGGCGGTCGCGCACGAGGCCGAGGACGAGGTCACCGTCCTCGTCGACCTCGAAGCGCCCGCGGCGCCGGTCGACGCGACCCGGGCGCCCGCCTCGCTGCAAATCGTCCTCGACCGCAGCGGCTCGATGGCGGGGCCGCCGCTGGCGGGCGCCAAGGCCGCACTCGTGGCGCTGATCCGCCGGCTCGAACCGACCGACAACTTCGGGCTCGTCACCTTCGACGACTCCGCCCAGGTCGTCGTCGCCGCCGGACCGCTCACCGACAAGGAGCGGGCGGTCCGCGCCGTCGAGTCCGTCGAGGCGGGCGGCAGCACCGACCTGTCCGCCGGCTACCTGCGCGGCCTGCGCGAGCTCCGCCGGGTCGCGAGCGCAGGCGGCACCGTCCTCGTCGTCTCCGACGGGCACGTCAACGCCGGCCTGCGCGACGCCGACGAGTTCGCCACCGTCACGGCCAAGGCCTACGCCGACGGCGTCGTCACCTCCACCCTCGGCTACGGACGGGGCTACGACGAGACGCTGCTCGCGGCGATCGCCCGCGCGGGGAACGGCAACCACGTCTTCGCCGACAACCCCGACGCCGCCGGCGCGGCGATCGCCGGCGAGGTCGACGGACTGCTCAACAAGGTCGTCCAGGCGGCGTCGCTGATCGTCACGGTCGAGGACCCGGTCGCTCTCGCGCACCTGTACAACGACCTGCCGACGCGTCAGATCTCGGCCAACCAGCTGATGGTCGAGCTCGGCGACTTCTTCGGCGCCGAGGGCCGCCGCGTGCTGATGAAGTTCCGCGTCCCCGGGATGGCCGCACTCGGCCCGGCCCGGATCGCGACCCTGGAGCTCGCCTACGTCGAGCTGCCCGGGCTGATCGAGCACGTCGTGTCGCTGCCGGTCAGCGTCAACGTCGTCCCGGGGGACGAGGCCGCCGGCCGGGTCCCGCACCCGACGGTCCGCTCCGAGGCGCTGTTCCAGGAGGCGCAGGAGAGCAAGCGCCGCGCCTCCGAGGCCTTCGAACGCGGGGACGTCGGCGCCGGCGAGGCGCTGTTCGATGAGGCCCGGGACCGGCTCCGCGAGGCGCTCCCGATCGCCCCCGCCGGCCTCGACCGGGACATCCGCGCCGAGCTCGACACCGTCGACGCGATGGGCGGGATGGTCCACGACCTCGGCACCGCCTACGTCGCCAAGCTCAGCCGCGAGTCCCACCACCAGATGAACCGCAAACGGGGTCGGGCGCCGCGGCCCGGAGACTAG
- a CDS encoding WXG100 family type VII secretion target, translating to MTDFTISGDPAALRASASSLRALAIRLETTATSMRRLSTYGWEGVAADAFRDAFTPEPRRWEQAADGFRDAASALDAHAGTLEWAKTRAVACAEACRAADAVTDQARRAHEADRAFRPQPAYGRSLLEAAGAFTDPGAAARNAALEDFRAIGNEVEDSGDRAAARVRAACDAAPSKPGWFSRTVGSFFLGAGESLWDLGRMALWDLNPQTQLAWAAVRVATGQATVGEIADEFESKGEALAAIAQAAYQDPDGFALNVGKSLIDLETWQDDPARALGHLVPDAVAAVASGGAGAGAKALRSLDGIHDVAMWERPLHGLRTLRGTNALDLAGLGNLDDVSLARHLDEIGPSGQSLLLRRGEDYEMRSMAGIFEKSRETHYAAHLDSFAGTPGSVADRVVDGGPLVNYHASAAPGSGAFWTDPAEMLRMRSEQDAFDRLALRDEWDMRFEDGTWHQLSRDEITVREFAVGEEQRMQTGTVGPQDRAQPRAWEANAEAYRGAYRDDVGPTHRLDGTPIPETRPGGGVQHIAGREPGAYSAEVPTWSGPPPWVERADGDWGGFAAGAAAGVAVTSGAETISNAEQVRP from the coding sequence ATGACCGACTTCACCATCTCCGGCGACCCGGCTGCGCTCCGCGCGTCGGCGTCGTCACTGCGCGCCCTGGCGATTCGGCTGGAGACGACCGCGACCTCGATGCGTCGCCTGTCCACGTACGGGTGGGAGGGAGTCGCCGCAGACGCGTTCCGGGACGCGTTCACCCCGGAGCCTCGCCGTTGGGAGCAGGCCGCTGACGGGTTCCGGGACGCAGCCTCGGCCTTGGACGCGCACGCCGGAACCCTGGAGTGGGCCAAGACGCGTGCGGTCGCGTGTGCTGAGGCCTGCCGGGCCGCGGACGCCGTCACCGACCAAGCACGCCGAGCCCATGAGGCGGACCGGGCGTTTCGTCCGCAGCCCGCGTACGGTCGCTCATTGCTCGAGGCCGCGGGCGCGTTCACGGACCCAGGGGCAGCCGCGCGTAACGCGGCGTTGGAGGACTTCCGCGCGATCGGAAACGAGGTCGAGGACTCCGGCGACCGCGCGGCGGCCCGAGTTCGCGCCGCCTGCGACGCGGCTCCTTCGAAGCCCGGCTGGTTCTCGCGCACCGTGGGAAGCTTCTTCCTCGGCGCCGGTGAGTCTCTCTGGGACCTCGGGAGGATGGCTCTCTGGGACCTGAACCCGCAGACACAACTGGCGTGGGCGGCCGTGCGCGTCGCCACCGGGCAGGCAACGGTCGGCGAGATTGCCGATGAGTTCGAATCCAAGGGCGAAGCCCTCGCCGCCATCGCGCAGGCGGCCTACCAGGATCCCGACGGTTTTGCTCTCAACGTCGGGAAATCCCTCATCGATCTCGAGACCTGGCAGGACGATCCCGCTCGGGCACTCGGCCACCTCGTGCCGGACGCGGTCGCGGCCGTGGCCAGTGGTGGTGCCGGTGCCGGAGCGAAGGCGCTCCGGAGCCTCGACGGCATTCACGACGTCGCGATGTGGGAGCGGCCGCTGCACGGCCTGAGGACGCTGCGGGGCACGAACGCTCTCGATCTCGCCGGTCTCGGCAACCTCGACGACGTGTCCCTGGCACGCCACCTCGACGAGATCGGCCCCTCCGGCCAGAGCCTCCTGCTGCGCCGCGGGGAGGACTACGAGATGCGGTCGATGGCTGGCATCTTCGAGAAATCCAGAGAGACCCACTACGCCGCACACCTGGACAGCTTCGCCGGCACTCCGGGGTCGGTGGCAGACCGCGTCGTCGACGGCGGTCCGTTGGTGAACTATCACGCTTCCGCGGCGCCGGGATCGGGTGCCTTCTGGACTGACCCGGCGGAGATGCTCCGCATGCGGAGTGAACAGGATGCCTTCGACCGTCTCGCTCTCCGCGATGAGTGGGACATGCGGTTCGAGGACGGCACGTGGCATCAACTGTCACGCGACGAGATCACTGTTCGCGAGTTCGCCGTCGGCGAGGAGCAACGCATGCAGACCGGCACGGTGGGCCCCCAGGACCGCGCGCAACCGAGGGCGTGGGAAGCAAACGCTGAGGCGTACCGCGGGGCGTACCGCGACGATGTCGGCCCGACCCACCGGCTCGATGGAACGCCGATACCCGAAACCCGCCCCGGCGGCGGTGTGCAACACATCGCGGGACGCGAACCCGGGGCGTACAGCGCCGAGGTCCCAACCTGGAGCGGACCACCGCCCTGGGTGGAGCGGGCCGACGGCGACTGGGGTGGCTTCGCAGCAGGCGCTGCCGCAGGGGTCGCAGTCACCAGCGGCGCCGAGACCATCTCGAACGCTGAGCAGGTTCGCCCGTGA
- a CDS encoding CopG family transcriptional regulator — protein MAPKTKVTLTLDSEQLEELRALVGARSLSAAVDSAVAAYLTRVRHLAAVDDWLVELEREHGPVPTETLAWAADLVEAWDASRASASKIAPRRRRRAG, from the coding sequence ATGGCACCCAAGACGAAGGTGACGTTGACGCTCGACTCGGAGCAGCTGGAGGAACTGCGCGCTCTGGTGGGAGCGCGGAGTCTGTCGGCCGCCGTGGATTCGGCCGTCGCCGCGTACCTGACGCGGGTCCGGCACCTCGCGGCCGTCGACGACTGGCTCGTCGAGCTCGAACGGGAGCACGGGCCCGTCCCGACCGAGACTCTCGCCTGGGCCGCGGACCTTGTCGAAGCATGGGACGCCTCGCGGGCGTCCGCGTCGAAGATCGCCCCTCGCCGTCGCCGCCGGGCCGGGTGA